The DNA window GCTGTCGCTGCACAGCGAGGGAGCTGTGGAGGAAAGGGGGCGGAGCGCTCCTGCGGGACAGCTCGGCAACTCACGAACCGGGATGCCGGCGTCGAGAAAGCAGGGCGAGCAAGGAAAGAGCGCCGAGGAGCAGCCCGACATGGGAGGAGTTTGCAGCCACAACGAGCTGGCAGCCGCCAGATGTTGTCGACTGTGCTTCGGGCGTCACTCCAGGGCCCGGATGATGCTGGAAGTCATCGTCGATCGGGTTGATCCAGTCCGCACATTGCCCGCCTGGATAGAGAGCTGCCTCATTGAAATCGATGAGGGAGAAAGGGCTATCTGGATCCGCACGATATCGGCATGGCTTGCAAGTCACCGAGGAGGAAACGCCGTCATTCCCTGCGAGATCTTCGATATCGACACGGAAGCAGTACGCATCTGCGAGTTGAGGAACCACCAGCTCCGGCGCACCGGAGATGTAGAAAGACTCTGATCCACCCTGTGTGATCCGGCGCCAGCTCCCGACCGCATTCGTGAGTGAAGCGTCGGTGAACGCCTGGATTGTGTACATGAGCGGGCTAGCGTCCTCCGGTTGAGGAGAGCCATCGACGTGCAGGGTCACCGTGAACGCGCCCAGGTCGACACAGCTTCCGACAGCGGCGTCATCGTCTTTGTGATCGTACAGATCGAACCAGAGCGCAGGGCTCTCGGTGGGGCCCTCCACATCGGGTGGGGCGGCTACGAACGCCAGGTTCACCGGAGGACACCCTTGGGAGGCGGGGCAGAACGTTCCAGAGAGAAGGACTTGCTGTCCGGGGATCGGCGGAGGCTCGACGACCACCTGAAGTCCTCCCGCCCGGCTTCGTTGCGCCTGCGCAGCTTCGACGAGGGTCGCCGGTTGACCATCGACGAGCACCGAGTAGAGCGGCACCCCCGCTTCATCGAGGGTGATGTCGAGGACGCTGAAGAGGTGAATGGGAAGGTTCGTCGGCCACTGTTCGGCGCTGGTGGTAGGCAAAGTCCCATGAACACCAAGTGCGGGTGAGCACGCTTCGGCGCGCGGTGCAGTCACGAGCGCCGCGAGGGCGAGCGACGAAGCAACAAGAAGAGGCATTGTTCTCATCAAGAAATCCTCACCAGTCGACACGCCCAGGGAAGCCTCGTCTTTCTGTCATCAGAGCCACCCTGGAGAAATTTGCTGTCGTGCGGATGCAAGCCTCTGGCCACTGGTTAGGCGCTGCGAGGCATGTCAGGACGCGGCCTGATCCGAGGAGCCGTGAAGGGGCATCGACTCGCATTCTTCCGTGGTGAGGAAGACAGGGAGGGTCGGGCGTGTGCCAGATCGTGTCGATCGCTCCGGCGCCCAGCTCGTGATGACGAGGAGGCGACATCGGTCTCAGCGAGGTTCCTGAGCAGCTGGCGTGGGCAGTGAAGGAGGGCGTGTGATCGGGCGCCGAAGCGAGAGTTCTCGAACGACGGCTTCTTGCTCGGTGAGCACCGACGCGAGCATCGGCTGCGTATCGATCCCAGCCTCCACGGCGCGCTCCAGTTCGCTACAGGCGCGGGACAACCGAAGGGCGCCCACCATCGCAGAGCTCCCTTTCAACGTGTGTGCGGCGCGCTCGAGCAGCGGCCTGTCTTTCTCGGCGTGGGCCTTGCGAAGCTGTGTCGCGAGTTCCGCCAGATCTTTCAGGAAGGTGTCCATGACACGTCCGAGCGACGACGCCTTGCCACCAAACAGGTTGCTGAGACGCGCCCACACATCCGGATCGAGCGCCGGATCCCCATCGCGACCGACCGTTGGCTGTGGGGTGAGAGAGAGCGGCCGTGGCGATGGGGTCGTGGAGCGCTCCAGCGCGGCAGCCAGCTCTTCGAACTGAACCGGCTTGGCGACGAAGTCGTCCATGCCCGCCGCGATACAGCGCTCCTGATCGCCGATGAGCGCGTTGGCCGTCATCGCCACAATCCGAGGTTGAACGAGCCTGTCGTCGTCGAGCGCGCGGATGGCACGGGTTGCGGTGAGGCCATCCACGCCCGGCATCATCACGTCCATGAAGATCATGTCGTAGGCGCCCGTCTTTGCAGCGTCGATTGCTGCCTGGCCATCCGTGACCACATCCGCCGTGTAGCCCAGCCGATCCAGCATGAGCAGCGTCACTTTCTGGTTGGTCGCGTTGTCTTCGGCGAGCAGCAGGCGGAGTTGCCTTCGGTGTGATGCTGCTGCTGGTGTCTGCGTGGTCGTCGGGGACGACACGCGCGCGTCCGGGGGGAGGGTGACCGCCAGCAGCGCATCGCGGAGCGCACGTCGTCGGATCGGCTTGCGGACGAATCCGGCGATGTCGAGGTGAGCCCCTGCGCCATCCACCGGCGTCTCGCCACCCACCACCAGCATGATCACGGACTCGATGGGTCGGTCGTGGAGGTCGCTGAGCTGCTTCGCGAGCTCCCATCCCGATTGTTCCCCGAGCGAGGCGGCGATCAGGGCGACCTTGAAGCGCAGCCCTCCCTCCAGAAGTGCCAGCGCCTCGTCGGGAGACGCCGCGTGCGTAATCTCCATCCCCCATGCCTCGGCGTGACGCGACACGATGGCTCTGCTCGAGGCGCTGTGGTCCACGACGAGGGCCTTCGATTCCTTGAGCGAGGCGCGCGCATGGGCATCCGGAGCGCGGAGTGCGGCAGAGATCGGGGCAGGTGTGAGTGGAAGCGAGACGCGGAAGGTCGACCCCTTCCCGACCGTGCTTTCAGCATGGATGGAACCCCCGAGCAGCTCGCTGAGCCTCTTGCTGATGGCGAGGCCGAGCCCGGTTCCGCCGAATTCACGCGCGATCGACGCATCTACCTGGCTGAACGACTGGAACAGTCGGCCCATGCGATCCGCCGGGATCCCGATGCCCGAATCGTGGACGGCGAGGTGGATCGGCCACGGCTCCCCCTCGCCATGATCGTCGACAGCAGGACCGGCGGCCGGGGGGGCGCGGTTCACCTCCACGAGGACCTCTCCCGTGCGCGTGAACTTCACCGCGTTGCCGATGAGGTTGATCAGGATCTGGCGCGTCCTCGCTGGATCCCCGGTCACCCGGAGCGGAAGATCCTCGGCGATGAGCGCTCCGAGCTCCAGCCCCTTCTCCGCCGCTCTCGGGCCGAGCAACACCATCGCCTCCTCCACGCACGTCCGCAGATCGAACGAGATGCTCTCCAGCTCGAAGCGCCCCGACTCGATGCGTGACAGATCGAGGATGTCGTTGATGATGGTGAGGAGGGCCTCGCCGCTCGAGCGGATGGTCCCCACGAAGTCACGCTGGTCCGCCGTCAGCGGCGTCCCTTCGAGTAGCGTGGCCATGCCCAGCACACCGTTCATGGGCGTGCGGATCTCGTGGCTCATCGCGGCGAGGAACTCGGACTTCGCTCGGTTCGCCCTCTCCGCCTCGGCGCGTGCCACGTCGAGGGCCTGGTTCTTGGCCATCAGCTCCTGGCTGGCGAAGTGCTGCACGGTCACGTCCACGAACACCCACAGACGTCCCTGAACCCCTCGCACCGAGGTGGGCGTGCTGGACACAGCGAAGACGCGTCCCTGCTGCGCGGCTCGCTGACCTCGTGCGGGCTGGCCGGAGAAGATCCACCGCTGGTCGCGCAGCTCGGCCTGGGGTGAGCGCAGCACCTCGGCGAGGCGTGCGCGGATCTCGTCGCGGTTGTCGGCGCGCGCCTGCAGCGCTCCCATCGCCGTGGCGACCAGGTAGGGAGCGACGGCTCCCTCCGTCACCTGGAGCAGCTCGGCCGCGGCGTCGTTGACCCACGCTTCGGACCCGCTCTCATCCATGAACACCAGCCCATGCGGGAGCGTGTGCACCATGGCGTCGAAGCGCGCCCTCAGCTCCTCGGCGCGGAGCGCCTCCGCTTCGACCTCGGCGAGAGCACCGAACAGGACCGGCATCGTCTCGAGCATGGCCTTCTGCTCGGGGGGGTAGGGGACGCTGTCGTGACGGATGAGCACCGCGGCCCCACGCAACCCGCGCCGTGCCATGAACGGCAGGATGGCGGTGCTCCCCTGGAGCATGGTGGGCAGTGGGCTCAGCGGCGACCGGGTATCACGGTAGACGCACTCACCGCTCGTCAGCGCGTCCACGATCATGTCCGGGCTCACCGCGATACCTTGTGGGAGCGCCGCTGGCACGCTGGCCAGGACGAGGGCGGTCACCGGATCGGCTTCCTGGAGCACCAGGCCCACGTCGGCGTTGCATCCTTCGCGTACGCTCGCCAGCACGCGCTCCAGGTTGTTCTCTGCGCCGGCACGCTGGTTCGCCGCAAGTGCCGCGAGCACGCGTCCCGTGAGCTCCGCCCCCATCACGTCATCATCGCATCACCCGAGATAGGAGTGAATGAGCTGCGTCGTCGCCTCGGGCGCGCTGATGTGAGGAAAGTGCCCCGAAGCCTCCACGGTCCGGTACGTGGAATGCGGGATCCTCTCTGCCATATACCGGCCCACGTGCTGCGGGACCGCGAGATCGCCGGTGGACTGCACGACGAGCGTTGGTACCGTGAGGCGAGGGAGGTCCTCCCGGTGGTCGGACTCGAGGATCATGCGGATGACGGCCTGCGCGATGTCCGGGCGGATCGACGAGAGGGACTCGGCGAACTCCACCGCGAGGTGAGGGCGATCGGGCGTGGCCATCATCGCGCCGGCGTAGCCCGCAGCCCAAGCGTGGTAGTTCGTCGACATCGCCTCGTAGGTCGCGTCGATCTCATGAGGGTCGAAGCCGCCGCGATAGACCTCCTCGTTCACATAGCGCGGCGAAGCACCCAGGAGGATCAGCTTCTCGAAGCGCTGAGGCTGAGCGATGGCCGCGAGCAATCCGATCATCCCGCTCATCGAGTGCCCCACGAAGTACACCCGCTCGGCCTGCGCCGCGCTCAGCACCTCGAGCAGATCCATCGCGTAGCCATGGAGCGTCCCGTAACGCCGCGGGCTGTAGGCTGACCAGTCCGAGAGCCCGTGGCCCACGTGGTCGAAGAGGAGGATCTGGTAGTGCGACGAGAGCACTTCCACCTGGCGCCGCCACGCCGTCTGGTTTGCTCCAAAGCCGTGTGCGAAGACCAGGATCTTCTCCCCGGCTCCCATCATCTGGACATGGTTTCGGCGCATCACGTCACTGCCCGCCATACCGACCCTCCCGGAAGACACCATCGCACGGCCTGATGACCTGACCCAATCAGGAGAGCACGCCTCGCGATCGTTCTCTCACTCTCTCAGCGTACGGGTAAGCGCGTGAACGCGCTGGCGTTTGGTCATCGCAACGGGAATGTTTTGCACCATCCAGTGCGCCACAAAACGACCCTGTGAACGTTTCGGAGATCTCGATGGCCGTGCATCGAGGACGTGCCGCTTGCTGGGGCACCTACCGATCCCTCGCAGAGCGTGCAGCTCATGCGCGGATGAACCGCTGACGTTCCTGGCGCAGTTCTCTCTCCCGTGCCCGCGTCACTGCCGTGGCAAGGCCTCCAGAAGTCGAGCCCGCCGAGGACCTCGGTTGTCTCGAAAAACAGGCGGGCCGTTCGTTTTGGGGTCCGGACGACGTGAGAGCGCAAAGGATGGTGGGGTTACGCTACCATGCTCGCTGAACGGCAAGGTGGGCCAGCCCTCCTCGTCAAAGCTCAGGAGAAACCAACATGAGCTCAGGCAATGGGTACCCGCCTCCGCCCGGTGGCGGTTGGGGCAGCGGCTCGGGCAGCGGTGGCGGTGGATGGGGATCGTCGCCGCCTGGTGACGCCTGGGGCACACCGCCTGGTGCGCCCCCTCCGGGTGGAGGCTGGGGGGGACCACCCCCCGGCGGCGGTGGTTGGGGCGCACCGCAGGCGGCTCCCATGGCGCCGTACCCCTCCTCGGCCATGGTGCCCTACTCGGACAAGGATCAGGCGACGGCCTTCGTGCTCTCTGTCTTCCTGGGGTACCTTGGCGCGGATCGGTTCTACATGGGCCAGACCGGGCTCGGTGTCCTCAAGCTCCTCACGTGCGGTGGCTTCGGCATCTGGTCGACCATCGACGCGATCCTCATCGGCATCGGCTCCATGCGCGATGATCGCGGCCTCGTCCTCAAGCGTGAGCCGATGGTCGGGCACCCGCAGTACAGTCAGACGACCCTCTTCGTGCTGTCGTACTTTCTCGGTATCTTCGGCGCTGACCGGTTCTATCTGGGCCAGACGGGTCTCGGTGTCCTCAAGCTCCTCACCTGTGGCGGCCTCGGTATCTGGGCCCTCATCGATGCGCTTCTCATTGGGATGGGCAAGTTCCGTGATTCGGCGGGCAACTCGCTTCGCTACGAGTCCTGAACGGTGACGGTGCAACGACGAACCCCTCCAACGCCCTGCCGGCCTGAGATCCTGGCGCTGAGCGGGCTGCTCGCATGACCGCAAAACAGACCGCAAAGAAGGCACCGAAGCCTCGGCTGCCCGACGCACAGTTCGCCCACCTGAGTGATCAAGAGCGGCGCGCGCTCAAGGAACTCGCCGAGGTCGAGCGCGCCATCGCCATCCTCGAAGGGCGCAGCGACTCCAGCGGAGAGGACCTCGCGTTCGCGCGGAAGGAAGCCGAGCGTCTCCGCGAGGCCGTCACCTCCGCGCTCGATCGCGTCGATCTGAACCTCCGCGAAGCGCGCCGAGCGCGGCTCCATCGGGCGCTCGGTGCCACGCTGCTC is part of the Chondromyces crocatus genome and encodes:
- a CDS encoding TM2 domain-containing protein — its product is MAPYPSSAMVPYSDKDQATAFVLSVFLGYLGADRFYMGQTGLGVLKLLTCGGFGIWSTIDAILIGIGSMRDDRGLVLKREPMVGHPQYSQTTLFVLSYFLGIFGADRFYLGQTGLGVLKLLTCGGLGIWALIDALLIGMGKFRDSAGNSLRYES
- a CDS encoding hybrid sensor histidine kinase/response regulator, with the translated sequence MGAELTGRVLAALAANQRAGAENNLERVLASVREGCNADVGLVLQEADPVTALVLASVPAALPQGIAVSPDMIVDALTSGECVYRDTRSPLSPLPTMLQGSTAILPFMARRGLRGAAVLIRHDSVPYPPEQKAMLETMPVLFGALAEVEAEALRAEELRARFDAMVHTLPHGLVFMDESGSEAWVNDAAAELLQVTEGAVAPYLVATAMGALQARADNRDEIRARLAEVLRSPQAELRDQRWIFSGQPARGQRAAQQGRVFAVSSTPTSVRGVQGRLWVFVDVTVQHFASQELMAKNQALDVARAEAERANRAKSEFLAAMSHEIRTPMNGVLGMATLLEGTPLTADQRDFVGTIRSSGEALLTIINDILDLSRIESGRFELESISFDLRTCVEEAMVLLGPRAAEKGLELGALIAEDLPLRVTGDPARTRQILINLIGNAVKFTRTGEVLVEVNRAPPAAGPAVDDHGEGEPWPIHLAVHDSGIGIPADRMGRLFQSFSQVDASIAREFGGTGLGLAISKRLSELLGGSIHAESTVGKGSTFRVSLPLTPAPISAALRAPDAHARASLKESKALVVDHSASSRAIVSRHAEAWGMEITHAASPDEALALLEGGLRFKVALIAASLGEQSGWELAKQLSDLHDRPIESVIMLVVGGETPVDGAGAHLDIAGFVRKPIRRRALRDALLAVTLPPDARVSSPTTTQTPAAASHRRQLRLLLAEDNATNQKVTLLMLDRLGYTADVVTDGQAAIDAAKTGAYDMIFMDVMMPGVDGLTATRAIRALDDDRLVQPRIVAMTANALIGDQERCIAAGMDDFVAKPVQFEELAAALERSTTPSPRPLSLTPQPTVGRDGDPALDPDVWARLSNLFGGKASSLGRVMDTFLKDLAELATQLRKAHAEKDRPLLERAAHTLKGSSAMVGALRLSRACSELERAVEAGIDTQPMLASVLTEQEAVVRELSLRRPITRPPSLPTPAAQEPR
- a CDS encoding alpha/beta fold hydrolase, which gives rise to MMGAGEKILVFAHGFGANQTAWRRQVEVLSSHYQILLFDHVGHGLSDWSAYSPRRYGTLHGYAMDLLEVLSAAQAERVYFVGHSMSGMIGLLAAIAQPQRFEKLILLGASPRYVNEEVYRGGFDPHEIDATYEAMSTNYHAWAAGYAGAMMATPDRPHLAVEFAESLSSIRPDIAQAVIRMILESDHREDLPRLTVPTLVVQSTGDLAVPQHVGRYMAERIPHSTYRTVEASGHFPHISAPEATTQLIHSYLG